A single Anatilimnocola floriformis DNA region contains:
- a CDS encoding PQQ-binding-like beta-propeller repeat protein, translating to MSRFPWRSLLVGGCVLSATLGAGCTQSVSNSSLQRTADSRPAPDSTEAVESIEQTIPAEPGLVTPPTPVQLTSFKAPEQEAIWSSFRGPTGMGTSETKGFPLAWSLTENIAWRADLPGPGASSPIVFGDRIYITAYSGFFVPGEEGSKENLTRHLIALKRADGSLIWEQKVKARLPEEDRIRDHGFAASTPAADADGVVVFFGKTGVIAFNHAGNEVWRREVGDKTHGWGSSASPVFYKDLVFINASVESESLFALDRKTGEVKWQQKKIREAWNTPVLVRAESGRLELVVATQGKILAFNPDTGEPLWNCDTDITWYMVPSVVAADGVVFSLGGRSGIAGLAVRAGGSGDVTDANRLWTSKKGCNVPSPIYLDKHLYWMHQDLGVAYCAKADTGEIVYEERIARSQVYASALLADGKIYYLTRDGKTYVVAAKPKFEQLALNDMSDRNDRNNIFNASPAVDGSRLLIRNDKHLYCIGK from the coding sequence ATGAGCCGTTTTCCGTGGCGAAGCTTGTTGGTTGGCGGCTGCGTTCTTTCGGCAACACTCGGAGCTGGTTGCACGCAATCGGTGTCGAATTCTTCGCTGCAACGGACGGCAGATTCCCGACCAGCGCCAGACTCAACCGAAGCGGTAGAGTCGATCGAGCAAACGATTCCGGCCGAGCCTGGCCTCGTCACACCGCCGACGCCGGTGCAGCTCACTTCGTTCAAAGCTCCCGAGCAAGAAGCGATCTGGTCGAGCTTTCGCGGTCCGACGGGGATGGGAACTTCTGAGACGAAAGGATTCCCGCTCGCGTGGAGCCTGACCGAGAACATCGCCTGGCGGGCCGATTTGCCGGGGCCTGGCGCGTCGAGCCCGATTGTCTTTGGCGACCGGATTTATATCACCGCCTATTCCGGATTTTTTGTTCCGGGCGAGGAAGGGAGCAAAGAAAACCTCACGCGGCATTTGATCGCCCTGAAGCGCGCCGATGGCAGTCTGATCTGGGAACAAAAAGTAAAAGCCAGGCTCCCCGAAGAAGACCGCATTCGCGATCACGGCTTTGCAGCGAGCACGCCTGCCGCCGATGCCGACGGCGTGGTGGTGTTCTTTGGCAAGACCGGCGTGATCGCTTTCAATCACGCGGGAAACGAAGTCTGGCGGCGCGAAGTGGGCGACAAGACGCACGGTTGGGGTTCGTCGGCTTCGCCGGTGTTTTATAAGGACCTTGTCTTCATCAACGCCAGTGTCGAGAGCGAATCGCTGTTTGCCCTCGATCGTAAGACTGGTGAAGTCAAATGGCAGCAGAAGAAGATTCGTGAAGCCTGGAATACTCCCGTGCTGGTGCGTGCCGAATCGGGGCGACTCGAACTGGTTGTTGCCACGCAGGGAAAAATTCTGGCCTTCAATCCGGATACGGGAGAGCCGCTGTGGAACTGCGATACCGATATCACGTGGTACATGGTGCCGAGCGTCGTGGCCGCCGATGGCGTGGTGTTTTCGCTCGGCGGTCGATCGGGCATTGCGGGCCTGGCAGTGCGGGCGGGTGGCAGTGGTGATGTGACCGATGCCAATCGCCTGTGGACCAGCAAGAAGGGTTGCAATGTTCCTTCGCCCATTTATCTCGACAAGCATCTGTACTGGATGCATCAGGATTTGGGAGTGGCCTACTGTGCGAAGGCCGATACCGGCGAGATCGTGTATGAAGAGCGCATCGCACGCAGTCAGGTCTACGCCTCGGCGCTGCTCGCCGATGGGAAGATTTATTACCTGACGCGCGACGGCAAGACCTATGTCGTGGCCGCCAAGCCGAAGTTCGAACAACTCGCCTTGAACGACATGAGCGACCGCAACGACCGCAACAATATTTTCAACGCTAGCCCCGCGGTCGATGGCTCTCGGCTCCTCATTCGCAACGATAAGCACCTATACTGCATTGGTAAGTAA
- a CDS encoding ribonucleoside-diphosphate reductase subunit alpha: MLLAPHEWLVRKRDARVIPFDLGRIQNAIANAFRAELRLADGQPLESDVLEDIAGVARAVADDVAPLAGQGNGVDVERIQDLVEMELMNRGHYRVARCYILYRAEHAKIRALRIDEPLVEPTPSIHVVLDDGTRVPFDPRRARKRLAEAARGLEDLVSVDDLLEEVMRSVFDGISVAEVYRAQILAARSRIERDPAFDVVASRLTLNVIYREAFGETPDPKSLARIHENQFEHYIIDGIRAGRLSTELREFDLTKLAAAMKPERDGQFRYLGAQAIYDRYLLHIDGRRIETPQYFWMRVAMGLALQEANREERAIQFYETLSQFHFTSATPTLFNSGTPHPQLSSCYLSTVKDDLAHIFKAVSDNAMLSKWAGGLGNDWTNVRATNAHISGTNGKSQGVIPFLKVVNDAAVAVNQGGKRKGAVCSYLETWHLDIEEFLDLRKNTGDDRRRTHDMHTANWIPDLFLKRVKQNAEWTLFSPDEVSDLHDLFGRAFEERYEEYERMADSGEVQLFRRIPAADLWRKMLTRLFETGHPWITFKDPSNVRSPQDHVGVVHSSNLCTEILLNTSPEETAVCNLGSVNLGEHVRDGKLDLDKLAITVKTAVRMLDNVIDINYYPTPEAERSNRRHRPIGLGIMGFQDALHAQGLCYASEAAVAFADESMEAISYFALQASAELAAERGSYPTYAGSKWDRGLLPIDTVDVLEQERGEAIPVDRSCKLDWQPVRDLIAKHGMRNSNVLAIAPTATISTLIGVTQSIEPEYKLLYVKSNLSGEFTQVNEVLVSELKRRGLWDAQMLEELKYYDGSLQNIGRIPLDLRRRFFTSFEIEPQWLIECAARRQKWIDQGQSLNLYLAEPSGRKLHDMYLLAWSKGLKTTYYLRTLAATQVEKSTLDVNRFGIQPKWMKNKSSSSDVEVTREPLASEPKACLINDPTCEACQ; encoded by the coding sequence ATGTTGCTCGCGCCGCATGAGTGGTTGGTTCGCAAACGTGATGCTCGCGTCATTCCCTTCGATCTGGGCCGAATCCAAAACGCCATCGCCAATGCCTTTCGCGCCGAACTGCGCTTGGCCGACGGTCAGCCGCTGGAAAGCGACGTGCTGGAAGACATCGCCGGTGTCGCGCGAGCGGTGGCCGACGATGTGGCTCCCCTGGCTGGTCAAGGGAACGGCGTCGATGTCGAGCGCATTCAAGACCTCGTCGAAATGGAATTGATGAACCGCGGTCACTATCGCGTGGCCCGTTGTTACATCCTGTATCGCGCCGAACATGCCAAGATTCGCGCCCTGCGGATCGATGAGCCCCTCGTCGAACCAACGCCCTCCATTCATGTCGTTCTCGACGACGGCACGCGAGTTCCCTTCGATCCGCGCCGTGCTCGCAAGCGTCTGGCCGAAGCGGCCCGCGGCCTGGAAGACCTCGTCAGCGTCGATGACTTGCTCGAAGAAGTCATGCGTTCGGTTTTCGACGGCATTAGCGTGGCAGAAGTTTATCGCGCGCAGATCCTGGCGGCCCGTTCGCGTATCGAACGCGATCCGGCCTTCGACGTGGTTGCTTCGCGTTTGACGCTCAACGTCATCTATCGCGAAGCCTTCGGCGAAACCCCCGATCCGAAGTCGCTGGCGCGGATCCATGAAAATCAGTTCGAGCACTACATCATCGACGGCATTCGTGCTGGTCGGTTGTCGACGGAACTGCGTGAGTTCGATCTCACGAAGCTCGCCGCTGCGATGAAGCCGGAGCGCGATGGCCAGTTCCGCTATCTCGGTGCGCAAGCGATTTACGATCGCTACTTGCTGCACATCGATGGCCGCCGGATCGAAACGCCGCAGTACTTCTGGATGCGAGTTGCGATGGGCTTGGCGCTGCAGGAAGCCAACCGCGAAGAGCGGGCGATTCAATTCTATGAAACGCTGTCGCAGTTCCATTTCACTTCGGCTACGCCGACGCTGTTTAACTCAGGCACGCCGCATCCGCAGCTCAGCTCGTGCTACCTCAGCACGGTGAAGGACGACCTGGCTCACATTTTCAAAGCCGTCAGCGACAACGCGATGCTTTCGAAATGGGCCGGCGGTCTTGGCAACGACTGGACGAACGTGCGGGCGACGAACGCCCACATCAGCGGCACGAACGGCAAGAGCCAGGGCGTGATTCCGTTCCTCAAAGTCGTCAACGACGCTGCCGTCGCCGTGAATCAAGGCGGCAAGCGGAAGGGCGCCGTTTGTTCGTATCTCGAAACATGGCATCTCGATATCGAGGAATTCCTCGATCTGCGCAAGAACACCGGCGACGATCGCCGCCGTACGCACGACATGCACACGGCGAACTGGATTCCCGATCTGTTCCTCAAGCGGGTCAAGCAAAACGCCGAGTGGACTCTCTTCAGCCCTGATGAAGTGAGCGATCTGCACGATCTATTCGGACGGGCTTTCGAAGAACGCTACGAAGAATACGAACGGATGGCCGACAGCGGCGAAGTGCAACTCTTCCGCCGCATTCCTGCCGCCGATCTGTGGCGGAAGATGCTGACGCGGCTGTTCGAAACGGGCCACCCGTGGATCACGTTCAAGGATCCGTCGAACGTCCGCTCGCCGCAGGATCACGTCGGCGTGGTGCATAGCAGCAATCTCTGCACCGAGATTTTGCTCAACACGTCGCCCGAAGAAACTGCCGTTTGCAATCTCGGCAGCGTCAACCTCGGCGAACACGTTCGTGACGGAAAGCTCGATCTCGACAAGCTCGCGATCACGGTGAAGACCGCGGTGCGGATGCTCGATAACGTGATCGACATCAACTACTATCCCACGCCCGAAGCCGAACGCTCGAATCGGCGTCATCGGCCGATCGGCCTGGGAATCATGGGCTTTCAAGATGCATTGCACGCGCAGGGCCTGTGCTACGCGAGCGAAGCCGCCGTCGCTTTTGCTGACGAAAGCATGGAAGCGATTTCGTACTTCGCCCTGCAAGCCTCGGCTGAACTTGCTGCCGAACGCGGTTCGTATCCGACCTACGCCGGCTCGAAGTGGGATCGCGGTTTGTTGCCGATCGACACCGTCGATGTGTTGGAGCAAGAGCGCGGCGAAGCGATTCCCGTCGATCGCAGCTGCAAACTCGATTGGCAACCGGTTCGTGACCTGATCGCAAAGCACGGCATGCGGAACAGCAATGTACTCGCCATCGCCCCGACGGCGACGATCTCGACGCTGATCGGTGTGACGCAATCGATCGAACCGGAATACAAGCTCCTCTATGTGAAGAGCAACCTGTCCGGTGAGTTCACGCAGGTGAACGAAGTTCTCGTCAGCGAACTGAAACGCCGCGGCCTGTGGGACGCGCAGATGTTGGAAGAGCTGAAGTACTACGACGGCTCGCTGCAGAACATCGGTCGCATTCCGCTCGATCTGCGCCGGCGGTTCTTCACGTCGTTCGAAATTGAACCGCAATGGCTCATCGAATGCGCCGCCCGCCGCCAGAAGTGGATCGACCAAGGTCAGTCGCTCAATCTTTACCTCGCCGAACCAAGCGGCCGCAAGTTGCACGACATGTACTTGCTCGCCTGGTCGAAGGGCTTGAAGACGACTTATTACCTCCGCACGCTCGCCGCAACGCAGGTCGAGAAGTCGACGCTGGACGTCAACCGCTTCGGTATTCAGCCCAAGTGGATGAAGAACAAGAGCTCGTCGAGCGATGTCGAAGTCACTCGCGAGCCGCTCGCCAGCGAACCGAAGGCATGCTTGATCAACGATCCCACCTGCGAAGCTTGCCAGTAA